Sequence from the Cetobacterium somerae ATCC BAA-474 genome:
GGGAGATAAAGTAGAGCCAAGAAGAGAGTTTATCGAAGAACATGCAGAATTTGTAAAAAATCTGGATATATAAATGTATGGGTACAATAATAAAAATAATGTTCTAGGAGGAATAAATAATGTCTAATGTGAATAATAGATATATAGAGGAAGAGTTAAAGCAATCCTATCTAGATTACTCTATGAGTGTAATAGTTAGTAGAGCATTACCTGATGTAAGAGATGGATTGAAACCAGTACATAGAAGAATTTTATTTGCTATGAATGAAATGGGAATGACAAGTGATAAGCCATATAAAAAGTCAGCAAGAATCGTTGGAGAAGTTTTAGGAAAGTACCATCCACATGGAGATTCGGCAGTATACAATACAATGGTAAGAATGGCTCAAAACTTTGCGTATAGATATGAACTTGTTGATGGACACGGAAACTTTGGATCTATCGATGGAGATTCAGCAGCAGCAATGAGATATACGGAAGCTAGAATGTCTAAAATAAGTAATGAGTTATTAGAAGATATTGATAAAGATACAATAGATTTTAGAAAAAACTTTGACGATTCATTAGATGAGCCGATTGTATTACCAGCAAAGCTTCCTAACCTTTTATTAAATGGAGCTACAGGAATTGCTGTAGGAATGGCAACAAATATTCCACCACATAACTTAGGTGAAGTTGTAGATGGAATACTAGCTTTAATAGATAATAAAGAAATAACACCGGTTCAATTAATGGAATACATAAAGGGTCCAGATTTTCCAACAGGAGCAATAATTGATGGAGAAGCTGGGATTTATGATGCTTATACAACTGGAAGAGGAAGAGTTAGAGTTAGAGGAAAAATTGAAATAGAAGAAGGAAAAAACGGTAGAGAAAGTTTAATAATAAAAGAAATTCCATACCAATTAAATAAAGCTTCTTTAATTGAAAAAATAGCTAACTTAGTAAAAGAGAAAAAAATAGTTGGAATATCTGATTTAAGAGATGAGTCAGATAGAGATGGTATTAGAGTAGTTATAGAGTTAAAAAAAGGTGAAGAATCAGAATTAGTTTTAAATTCACTATACAAATATACAGAGCTTCAAACAACATTTGGAATAATTATGTTAGCATTAGTTAATAATGTTCCAAGAGTATTAAACTTAAAAGAAATTTTAGATGAATATTTAAAACATAGATTTGAAGTTATAACTAGAAGAACAAAATTTAATTTAAATAAAGCTGAGAGAAGAGCTCATATATTAAAAGGATTTATAATAGCACTTGAAAATATTGATAGAGTTATTGAAATTGTTAGAGGATCAGCAGATGGTAATGAAGCTAGAATTGCCTTAATTGATAAGTATGGATTTAGTGAAGAGCAAGCAAAAGCAATCTTAGATATGAGATTACAAAGATTGACTGGTCTTGAAAGAGATAAAATTGATAGAGAGCATGAAGAGTTAAAAGCTTTAATAATTGAATTAAATAAAATTTTAGCAGATGATGATAGAGTTTATGAAATTATAAAAGATGAATTAAATGATATAAAAAATAAATATAATGACCCAAGAAGAACAACTATTGAAAAAGAGAGACTAGAGATAAGACCAGAAGATTTAATAAAAGATGATAGCGTTCTTGTTACTATAACAAATAGAGGGTATGTAAAAAGAATGGAGCTAGATAAATATAAAGCTCAAAAAAGAGGTGGAAAAGGAGTTTCAACTCAAAATACTATAGAAGATGACTTTGTTGAGAGAATGGAAGTTATGTCAAACTTAGATACAATGATGATTTTCACAGATAAAGGTAGAGTTTTCCACTTAAAAGTTTATCAAATTCCAGAATCTTCAAAACAGGCTAGAGGAAGACTTATAGGAAACTTAATCAAATTAAAGGAAGATGAGAAAGTTAGAGAAATAATAAAAATAAGAGAGTTTAGCCAAGATAAAGAGCTTGTATTTGTAACTAGAGATGGAATGGTTAAAAAGACAAATTTAAGTGAATATAAAAATATAAATACTGCTGGATTAAAAGCAATTAAATTAAGAGATGGAGATGACATAATATTTGTTGGAATCTTACCAGTTGATTCAAAAGAACAGATTTTCTTAGCGACAAAATTAGGACACTCAATTAGATTTGCTAAAGATGATGTTAGACCAACTGGAAGAGATACAAGTGGAGTGAAAGGAATATCTCTTAGAGCTAAAGATAAAGTAATATCAGCGCTATTAATAGATGATGCAGCAAATGAGACTATTTTAACTATTACAGAGAATGG
This genomic interval carries:
- the gyrA gene encoding DNA gyrase subunit A, with the translated sequence MSNVNNRYIEEELKQSYLDYSMSVIVSRALPDVRDGLKPVHRRILFAMNEMGMTSDKPYKKSARIVGEVLGKYHPHGDSAVYNTMVRMAQNFAYRYELVDGHGNFGSIDGDSAAAMRYTEARMSKISNELLEDIDKDTIDFRKNFDDSLDEPIVLPAKLPNLLLNGATGIAVGMATNIPPHNLGEVVDGILALIDNKEITPVQLMEYIKGPDFPTGAIIDGEAGIYDAYTTGRGRVRVRGKIEIEEGKNGRESLIIKEIPYQLNKASLIEKIANLVKEKKIVGISDLRDESDRDGIRVVIELKKGEESELVLNSLYKYTELQTTFGIIMLALVNNVPRVLNLKEILDEYLKHRFEVITRRTKFNLNKAERRAHILKGFIIALENIDRVIEIVRGSADGNEARIALIDKYGFSEEQAKAILDMRLQRLTGLERDKIDREHEELKALIIELNKILADDDRVYEIIKDELNDIKNKYNDPRRTTIEKERLEIRPEDLIKDDSVLVTITNRGYVKRMELDKYKAQKRGGKGVSTQNTIEDDFVERMEVMSNLDTMMIFTDKGRVFHLKVYQIPESSKQARGRLIGNLIKLKEDEKVREIIKIREFSQDKELVFVTRDGMVKKTNLSEYKNINTAGLKAIKLRDGDDIIFVGILPVDSKEQIFLATKLGHSIRFAKDDVRPTGRDTSGVKGISLRAKDKVISALLIDDAANETILTITENGYGKRTRVDEYPLQSRSGKGVINIRCSDKNGEVVAVKPVKDEEELMVITSSGIVIRTSVNQISIIGRATQGVKIMRVNESESEKVVSIASFKEEDAEEATQE